Proteins encoded in a region of the Oncorhynchus clarkii lewisi isolate Uvic-CL-2024 chromosome 18, UVic_Ocla_1.0, whole genome shotgun sequence genome:
- the LOC139372423 gene encoding E3 ubiquitin/ISG15 ligase TRIM25-like, with protein MSGNLWTEEQFNCPVCLDLPNEPVTIPCGHSYCMGCIKDYWSKDNPRSPGVYSCPQCRQTFCPKPSLSRNTMLAEAVEQLRKGALTTSARESIRSAHRANTMGRAKGSSRSGGVSRLPAMAVPCDMCHGAGDQRAAVKSCLVCMASYCEAHLKPHQTKAELKKHELIAPTGKLAQKICTEHKYLQEFYCRQCQIFVCWLCTSNQHKDHETTSTKAERTERQKELAEVQTENHQRLKEREGELKDMKKMLEATKRSADRVHDDTETVLSELQRSVERLQELVEGVMNQAGQEKVSEAQDVVDKLEAEISELKRRDKDMKEVFRCEDNIHFLETCESLCSPFECNDLSCVVANPEATFEPVREAILNLRERVEDMCNVELGKITKTVNDTTLFTLGDKAKKNGVQKTGGFRSLFSGLGSKTTTTNNNRPAAPTPTVSVAVRGPNSRADRDRPRREEREPAREAAPRPSTRSSPTQRRKKPARNSPTQSRRETRRRSPSPTPSRREPASPSPTPSRREPASPSPTPSRREPARPSPTSSRRETPRPEPTTTPTPGAVTQATPASGAFSRMGSIASLFRSHRRATPAPGPVNNNTGGVDPWGMGALTESQPEVNTSLFLDPPTPDPIMNQMPAFPALREIDISSIQAPEPRSREEFLQYACTLTLDTRTAHRRLTLSESNTKATLQGAGQPYPDCPQRFDGWTQVLCQAPLSAQRCYWEVDWRGKGSSMGVAYGALSRKGADARAGLGYNAQSWSLELSDTCCTAMHDNEKRDIPVTYSPRLGLFLDLNAGTLAFYSVAESMGHLHTFRANFTQPLYAAFGVGSGVGVGLDFALGQFSQTSDSIKICPM; from the exons ATGAGTGGTAATCTGTGGACGGAGGAGCAGTTCAACTGTCCTGTGTGCCTGGACCTCCCCAATGAGCCAGTCACCATCCCGTGTGGCCACAGCTACTGCATGGGCTGCATCAAGGACTACTGGAGCAAGGACAACCCTCGCTCCCCTGGAGTCTACAGCTGCCCCCAGTGCCGCCAGACATTCTGTCCCAAGCCCTCCTTGTCCAGGAACACCATGCTGGCAGAGGCCGTGGAGCAGCTCCGCAAGGGGGCCCTCACCACCTCCGCCAGGGAGTCCATCCGGAGCGCCCACCGTGCCAACACCATGGGTAGAGCCAAGGGAAGTTCCCGTAGTGGTGGTGTCAGCAGGCTGCCAGCCATGGCCGTGCCCTGTGACATGTGCCACGGCGCTGGAGATCAGCGGGCTGCGGTGAAGTCTTGCCTGGTGTGTATGGCGTCCTACTGCGAGGCCCACCTGAAACCGCATCAGACGAAAGCGGAGTTGAAAAAGCATGAGCTGATTGCGCCCACGGGCAAGCTGGCGCAGAAGATCTGTACCGAGCACAAGTACCTGCAGGAGTTCTACTGTCGCCAGTGCCAGATTTTTGTGTGCTGGCTGTGCACCAGTAACCAGCACAAGGACCATGAGACCACCTCCACCAAGGCAGAGCGCACGGAGAGACAG AAAGAGCTGGCTGAGGTGCAGACAGAGAATCATCAGAGActgaaagaaagagaaggagagctgaAAGACATGAAGAAGATGCTGGAGGCAACAAAG CGCTCAGCAGACAGGGTACATGATGACACAGAGACGGTGCTGTCGGAGCTCCAGCGCTCAGTGGAGAGGCTCCAGGAGCTGGTGGAGGGTGTGATGAACCAGGCTGGGCAGGAGAAAGTAAGCGAGGCCCAGGACGTGGTGGACAAGCTGGAGGCCGAGATCTCGGAGctgaagaggagagacaaggacaTGAAGGAGGTGTTCCGCTGTGAGGACAACATCCACTTCCTGGAG ACCTGTGAGTCTCTGTGCAGCCCGTTTGAGTGTAATGATCTGTCGTGTGTGGTGGCCAATCCAGAGGCTACGTTTGAGCCTGTACGTGAAGCCATCCTGAACCTAcgggagagagtggaggacatGTGCAACGTGGAACTGGGCAAGATCACCAAGACAG TGAATGACACAACACTGTTCACCTTAGGAGACAAAG CAAAAAAAAATGGCGTCCAGAAGACGGGAGGGTTCAGGAGTT TGTTTTCTGGTCTGggatccaaaacaacaacaacaaacaacaaccgTCCTGCAG CTCCCACACCGACTGTCTCCGTGGCGGTTCGAGGACCTAACTCACGTG CTGACAGAGACAGgccgaggagagaggagagagaaccag CCAGAGAGGCAGCCCCCAGGCCAAGCACCAGATCTAGTCCCACTCAGAGGCGGAAAAAGCCAGCCAGAAATAGCCCTACCCAAAGTCGAAGAGAGACGCGCAGACGCAGTCCCAGTCCCACTCCAAGTCGTAGAGAGCCAGccagtcccagtcccactccAAGTCGTAGAGAGCCAGccagtcccagtcccactccAAGTCGTAGAGAGCCAGCCAGACCCAGCCCTACGTCCAGCCGGAGAGAGACACCCAGACCAGaacccaccaccacccctacccccGGTGCTGTTACCCAAGCCACCCCAGCCTCAGGAGCTTTCAGCCGGATGGGATCCATAGCAAGTCTCTTCCGCTCCCATCGACGTGCCACACCGGCACCTGGGCCAGTCAACAACAACACTGGTGGAGTTGACCCAT GGGGGATGGGTGCACTGACTGAATCCCAACCGGAAGTGAATACCAGCCTTTTCCTGGATCCGCCGACCCCTGACCCCATCATGAATCAGATGCCAGCTTTCCCTGCAT TGAGGGAGATAGACATCTCCAGCATCCAGGCCCCAGAGCCCAGGAGCAGAGAGGAGTTCCTGCAGT ATGCCTGTACCCTGACCCTAGACACGAGGACAGCCCACCGGCGTCTGACCCTGTCGGAGAGCAACACCAAGGCCACCCTACAGGGGGCAGGGCAGCCCTACCCAGACTGCCCCCAACGCTTCGACGGCTGGACCCAGGTGCTGTGCCAGGCCCCTCTTTCCGCCCAGCGATGTTACTGGGAGGTGGATTGGAGGGGGAAGGGGTCATCAATGGGCGTGGCTTATGGAGCCCTGAGCAGGAAGGGGGCGGACGCCAGGGCGGGGCTTGGCTACAACGCCCAATCATGGAGCCTGGAGCTGTCGGATACGTGTTGCACGGCAATGCATGACAATGAGAAGAGGGACATCCCGGTGACGTACTCGCCGCGTCTGGGGTTGTTCCTGGACCTCAACGCGGGCACCCTGGCGTTCTATAGCGTGGCGGAGAGCATGGGGCACCTGCACACGTTCCGTGCCAACTTTACACAGCCACTGTATGCGGCCTTCGGGGTGGGAAGTGGGGTTGGTGTTGGACTGGACTTCGCTCTGGGTCAGTTCAGCCAGACATCCGACAGCATCAAGATCTGCCCCATGTGA